In a genomic window of Kluyveromyces marxianus DMKU3-1042 DNA, complete genome, chromosome 7:
- the PTR2 gene encoding peptide transporter PTR2 gives MSASGAYSKDETEATSKTVNHSSSHNNIGSTTSESSSKEDLIDNKRVDEKVDNKDLEIYVSDHNEASDKIDFISGDIDDNGREPTEEEMQTLMHVSERIPFTCWLIAIVELAERFSYYGLSAPFQNYMQNGPHDTPKGVLELKSQGATALSYFFQFWCYLTPLLGGFLSDTYWGKYNTIFVGAVIYVVGIFILFMTSIPGINHRTSSLGGYIVSLILIGIATGFIKSNLSVLIADQIPKTKPRIKVLKNGTKVIEDPNVTMQNVFMFFYLMINIGSLSVMATTHLESQYGFWAAYLLTFCFFWIAIIVLVYGKNKYVKKPIGDHVIAKSFRVCFIALRNGFNLNRAVPSLNPEKEYPWNDVFVDEIRRAFKACKVFVFYPIYWLVYGQMLNNFVTQAGTMELHGLPNDFLQAIDSIALIVFIPIIEHFFYPFVRRFTPFRPVTKIFWGFTFGAASMVYAAVLQHFIYKAGPCYDHPLKCSPEFKNTPNRVHIGWQVPAYVLIALSEIFASITGLEYAYSKAPASMKAFIMSIFLVTNAVGSAIGIAMSPTSEDPKYVWTFSGLAIACFVAGCAFWCCFQHYNKEEERMNALDYEVEEQALTNVGVTGEASALYSVSSARSATQQLRQKLSHSA, from the coding sequence ATGTCTGCTTCTGGTGCGTACTCCAAGGACGAGACAGAGGCTACGTCCAAGACTGTTAACCACAGCAGTAGCCACAACAACATTGGTTCTACTACCAGCGAATCAAGCTCAAAAGAAGACTTGATCGACAACAAGAGGGTCGACGAAAAGGTTGACAACAAAGATCTAGAAATATACGTTTCAGACCACAATGAAGCCTCCGACAAGATCGATTTCATCAGTGGTGACATTGATGACAACGGAAGAGAACcaactgaagaagaaatgcAAACTTTGATGCACGTCTCCGAAAGAATTCCATTCACCTGTTGGTTAATCGCTATTGTCGAATTGGCAGAAAGATTCTCCTACTACGGTTTGTCTGCTCCATTCCAAAACTATATGCAAAACGGTCCTCACGACACTCCAAAGGGTGTCTTGGAATTGAAATCTCAAGGTGCTACTGCTCTTTCGTATTTCTTCCAGTTCTGGTGTTACCTAACTCCATTGCTAGGTGGTTTCCTATCCGATACTTACTGGGGTAAGTATAACACCATCTTCGTTGGTGCTGTTATTTATGTTGTGGGTATTTTCATCTTGTTCATGACTTCTATCCCAGGTATCAACCACagaacttcttctctagGTGGTtatattgtttctttgattttgattggTATTGCTACTGGTTTCATCAAGTCTAACTTGTCGGTCTTGATTGCTGACCAAATTCCAAAGACCAAGCCAAGAATCAAGGTTTTAAAGAACGGTACTAAGGTCATTGAAGATCCAAATGTTACCATGCAAAATGTCTTCATGTTCTTCTACTTAATGATTAACATTGGTTCTTTGTCTGTTATGGCCACTACCCACTTGGAATCCCAGTACGGTTTCTGGGCTGCTTACTTGCTAAcattctgtttcttctggatcgCCATTATAGTGCTTGTGTACGGTAAGAACAAGTACGTCAAGAAGCCTATTGGGGATCATGTCATTGCTAAGAGTTTCAGAGTTTGTTTCATTGCTTTGCGTAACGGTTTCAACTTGAACAGAGCTGTTCCATCCCTAAATCCAGAGAAGGAATACCCATGGAACGATGTGTTTGTTGACGAAATCAGAAGAGCTTTCAAGGCCTGTAAagtgtttgtgttttacCCTATCTACTGGTTAGTTTACGGCCAAATGCTAAACAACTTTGTCACCCAGGCTGGTACCATGGAATTGCACGGTTTGCCTAACGATTTCTTGCAAGCTATTGATTCTATTGCATTGATTGTCTTCATTCCAATCATTGAACATTTCTTCTACCCATTCGTCAGACGTTTCACTCCATTCAGACCTGTCACCAAGATCTTCTGGGGTTTCACCTTCGGTGCTGCTTCCATGGTTTACGCCGCTGTTTTGCAACATTTCATCTACAAAGCCGGCCCATGTTACGACCACCCTCTAAAATGTAGCCCAGAGTTCAAGAACACTCCAAACAGAGTGCATATCGGATGGCAAGTTCCTGCATACGTGCTCATCGCTCTATCAGAAATCTTTGCATCCATCACCGGTTTAGAATATGCCTACTCCAAGGCTCCAGCTTCCATGAAGGCCTTCATCATGTCCATCTTCTTGGTGACAAACGCTGTCGGTTCAGCCATTGGTATTGCCATGTCCCCAACCTCCGAAGATCCTAAATATGTCTGGACTTTCTCCGGTTTGGCCATCGCATGTTTCGTTGCCGGTTGTGCATTCTGGTGCTGCTTCCAACACTACaataaggaagaagaacgtaTGAACGCTCTAGATTACGAAGTCGAAGAACAAGCC
- the UGA4 gene encoding GABA-specific permease — MSGEQDSMSKKSGVVEQIVPQTSGDDIGVGSVSELRVVSSSHGVPIRNIDALNATSDQHVLAEIGYKEELKREYSTVQIFGVAFSIMGLLPSIASTMDGGLIAGPVGLNWGWFVAGGLILTVGISLGELASSIPTAGAVYVACFQWGPAKWRKSISYSVGFLDTLSLCASVCSIVYGLAEQILSAVVVTDPDFNVTSGITYGVFCASMVAITLLTSLSSKVTAKLQTISIFANMFLIILFLIVLPIGVSRSKKVNFNDASFIFGKVENLSDWNTGWSWAINGLTPAIWTIGAYDSCLHMAEEAKDARRAVPIGIVASISSCWILGWILCIVLLACMNPDINAIVNSAYGQGITQVFMDALGKRWTLTFLSLLIICQFLMGASTVLANSRQFWAFSRDDGIPFSRFFKKVDERTFVPMRAVWGSTLFSIALGALSLAGDTAASALFSLSIAGMYMALVFPIALRLTYGKNDFKPGPFYLGDFWSPINGWISVAFQLFTVIMVMFPGQMHDITPDTMNYTVVIGPGFWVISLIYYFSWQRKFYEGPKSNLTDEEFAEVMGEDGIDAMISNYVQSHSDKMS, encoded by the coding sequence ATGTCTGGTGAACAAGATTCGATGAGCAAGAAAAGCGGTGTTGTGGAGCAGATTGTGCCACAAACATCTGGCGATGATATTGGAGTAGGGTCGGTGTCTGAGCTTAGAGTTGTTTCTAGTTCGCACGGTGTGCCCATTAGAAACATTGATGCGTTGAATGCGACATCAGATCAGCATGTTTTAGCTGAGATCGGTTAtaaagaagagttgaagaGAGAGTACAGCACGGTTCAGATTTTCGGTGTTGCGTTTTCGATTATGGGGTTGCTTCCCTCTATTGCGTCGACGATGGACGGTGGGCTGATTGCTGGGCCTGTTGGGTTGAACTGGGGTTGGTTTGTTGCAGGTGGATTAATTCTTACTGTTGGTATTTCTCTTGGAGAATTGGCCAGTTCGATTCCAACTGCTGGGGCTGTGTACGTTGCGTGCTTCCAGTGGGGGCCAGCCAAGTGGAGAAAGAGTATCAGTTACAGTGTTGGGTTTTTGGACACGCTATCGCTCTGTGCGTCTGTGTGTTCGATTGTGTATGGTTTAGCGGAGCAGATTTTGTCTGCAGTGGTGGTGACTGATCCGGACTTTAATGTGACATCTGGGATCACTTACGGTGTTTTCTGCGCATCGATGGTTGCCATTACGCTGCTGACGTCTCTCAGCTCTAAGGTGACGGCCAAGTTGCAGACGATTTCGATCTTTGCCAACATGTTCTTGATCATTTTGTTCCTCATTGTGCTGCCCATCGGTGTGTCCAGGTCCAAGAAGGTCAACTTCAACGATGCGTCGTTCATCTTTGGCAAAGTGGAAAACCTCAGCGATTGGAACACAGGCTGGTCCTGGGCCATTAACGGGTTGACGCCAGCTATCTGGACCATTGGTGCTTATGACTCGTGCTTACACATGGCAGAAGAGGCCAAGGATGCCAGAAGAGCGGTCCCCATTGGGATCGTGGCCTCCATTTCCTCGTGCTGGATTCTGGGCTGGATCCTATGCATTGTGCTTTTGGCATGCATGAACCCGGACATCAACGCCATAGTTAACTCTGCATACGGACAAGGGATCACACAGGTGTTTATGGATGCCTTGGGTAAGAGATGGACGTTGACGTTCTTGTCGCTTTTGATTATTTGCCAGTTCTTGATGGGTGCCTCGACCGTGTTGGCAAACTCGAGACAATTTTGGGCCTTTTCCAGAGACGATGGTATTCCATTCTCGagattcttcaagaagGTTGACGAAAGGACTTTCGTTCCAATGCGTGCTGTTTGGGGTTCCACTTTGTTCTCTATTGCTCTTGGGGCCTTGTCCTTGGCTGGTGACACCGCGGCCAGCGCACTATTCTCACTTTCCATTGCCGGTATGTACATGGCTCTTGTTTTCCCAATTGCGCTAAGACTAACCTACGGTAAGAACGACTTCAAGCCAGGCCCATTCTACCTTGGTGATTTCTGGTCTCCAATCAACGGCTGGATTTCCGTTGCGTTCCAACTCTTCACTGTGATCATGGTCATGTTCCCGGGCCAAATGCACGACATTACTCCGGACACAATGAACTACACAGTCGTTATTGGGCCTGGTTTCTGGGTGATATCGCTAATATACTACTTCAGCTGGCAAAGAAAGTTCTACGAGGGACCCAAGTCCAACTTGACTGACGAAGAGTTTGCAGAAGTCATGGGCGAGGACGGAATCGATGCGATGATATCAAACTACGTCCAATCTCACAGCGATAAGATGTCTTAG